One Mycolicibacterium crocinum DNA window includes the following coding sequences:
- a CDS encoding response regulator transcription factor, whose product MRRPDGTAIRALVVDDEPVLAEMVSMTLRYEGWDVVTAANGAEAIKAARESRPDVVVLDIMLPDISGLEVLERLRATHPALPLLLLTAKDSQEDRIAGLTAGGDDYVTKPFSLEELVLRLRALLRRTGLAVADNTARVVVGDLVLDEDTHEVTRDGEAISLTATEFEVLLFLMRNARRVVSKSQILEQVWDYDFGGRSNVVELYISYLRKKIDYGREPMIHTLRGSGYVIKPVDR is encoded by the coding sequence CTGCGTCGCCCCGACGGCACGGCTATTCGGGCGCTCGTCGTCGACGACGAACCGGTACTGGCAGAGATGGTTTCGATGACACTGCGCTACGAAGGCTGGGACGTTGTCACCGCCGCAAACGGCGCGGAGGCGATCAAGGCGGCGCGCGAGAGTCGTCCAGACGTTGTCGTCCTCGACATCATGTTGCCCGACATCAGTGGGTTGGAAGTCCTGGAACGGCTACGCGCTACTCATCCCGCACTTCCGCTGTTGCTGTTGACTGCGAAGGACTCTCAAGAAGATCGGATCGCGGGACTGACCGCCGGCGGTGATGACTATGTGACCAAGCCGTTCAGTCTTGAGGAACTGGTCTTGCGGCTGCGGGCATTGTTGCGCCGGACCGGACTAGCGGTCGCCGACAACACGGCCAGAGTCGTGGTGGGAGATCTGGTGCTGGACGAGGACACCCACGAAGTGACTCGAGACGGCGAGGCGATCAGTTTGACTGCGACGGAATTCGAGGTACTTCTGTTCTTGATGCGCAATGCGCGCCGAGTCGTCAGCAAGAGTCAAATCCTGGAACAGGTATGGGATTACGACTTCGGCGGACGCTCCAACGTGGTGGAGCTGTACATCTCGTATTTGCGCAAGAAAATCGACTACGGTCGTGAACCGATGATCCATACCCTGCGCGGCTCCGGCTATGTCATCAAACCCGTTGACCGCTGA
- a CDS encoding sensor histidine kinase, with translation MTAGLIRPEASGATVPRLAERASRRGEPGVVFRLRHPSALSLQIRLVAAQVVLLALVCVGIGVGTLTAMHRFLLEQLDGQVIDAAARSSLLYSLGPPPLMPDTLRIVPSGAFFLNAPGQSAGTLGALVSDGEVLDGAVITDSGTLKPLSEKARRDVSSELFASPTSINVDGLGTYRVLSSRAANGRVIVTGLPTKALDQTQLSLLGMLAVIAAVALAAAVVVGLLVLRRQLAPLAAVAVTAQRVADSDLDHGEVSMPTPLALTDSPTQYTEVGRLRAAFDRMLQRIGDAMAARHASETRVRQFVADASHELRTPLAAIRGYTELVQRQQNEFSDNVVHALGRIDAEAKRMSSLVEDMLLLARLDAGRPIDAVPVDLSQLAIDVVSDAHAAGRDHRWELRLPDEPVVVVGDGERLHQVLANLLANARVHTPAGTVVTTTLTHEERGSVVIEVTDNGPGIPADRQPEIFGRFVRGDSSRSRLAGSTGLGLAIVAAVVNAHGGSVQVRSTPGATTLTVILPPEPDRDGSSKAQ, from the coding sequence GTGACTGCTGGCTTGATCCGACCCGAGGCCTCTGGTGCGACTGTGCCTCGCCTCGCCGAACGGGCCTCTCGTCGAGGAGAACCCGGTGTGGTCTTCCGGCTGCGCCATCCCAGTGCGTTGTCCTTGCAGATTCGTCTGGTGGCTGCCCAGGTGGTGTTGCTGGCGTTGGTGTGTGTCGGCATCGGGGTAGGCACGTTGACCGCGATGCACCGTTTTCTTCTCGAGCAGCTCGACGGGCAGGTGATCGATGCTGCGGCGCGCTCCTCGCTGCTGTATTCACTTGGGCCGCCGCCGCTGATGCCGGATACGTTGCGCATCGTGCCGTCGGGTGCGTTCTTCCTCAACGCGCCAGGGCAGTCGGCCGGGACGTTGGGTGCGCTGGTGTCGGACGGCGAGGTGCTCGATGGTGCGGTGATCACCGATAGCGGAACGCTGAAGCCGTTGAGCGAGAAAGCCCGTCGTGATGTGTCCTCGGAACTCTTCGCGTCCCCGACGTCGATCAACGTCGACGGTCTCGGAACGTATCGTGTCCTGTCGTCCAGGGCTGCCAACGGTCGCGTGATCGTGACGGGCCTACCGACAAAGGCCTTGGATCAGACACAGCTATCTCTGCTCGGAATGCTGGCTGTGATCGCTGCCGTCGCGTTGGCTGCTGCGGTCGTGGTCGGTCTTCTGGTTCTGCGTCGCCAGTTGGCGCCCCTGGCGGCGGTGGCTGTCACCGCCCAACGTGTCGCAGATTCCGACCTCGATCATGGCGAAGTGAGTATGCCGACACCGCTTGCTTTGACGGATTCACCGACGCAGTACACCGAGGTGGGCCGGCTACGCGCGGCGTTCGACCGAATGTTGCAGCGCATCGGCGACGCGATGGCGGCTCGTCACGCCAGCGAGACGCGTGTGCGTCAGTTCGTCGCCGATGCCAGCCACGAACTTCGGACACCCTTGGCGGCCATCCGCGGGTACACGGAATTAGTGCAACGCCAACAGAATGAATTCTCCGACAACGTCGTTCATGCACTGGGCCGAATTGATGCCGAAGCCAAGCGCATGTCCAGTCTGGTGGAAGACATGCTGCTGCTGGCACGACTCGACGCCGGCCGCCCCATTGATGCCGTACCCGTCGACTTGTCACAATTGGCGATCGACGTGGTCAGCGACGCACATGCTGCGGGTCGCGATCACCGCTGGGAGCTGCGGTTGCCCGACGAGCCCGTGGTCGTGGTCGGCGATGGCGAGCGACTGCATCAAGTGCTCGCCAATCTGCTGGCCAACGCCCGAGTACATACCCCCGCGGGGACGGTCGTTACGACCACACTGACGCACGAAGAGCGCGGGTCGGTCGTGATCGAGGTCACCGACAACGGTCCTGGCATACCGGCAGACCGGCAGCCGGAGATCTTCGGTCGCTTTGTCCGTGGAGATAGCTCCCGATCTCGCCTGGCCGGAAGTACAGGTCTGGGACTGGCAATCGTGGCGGCAGTAGTCAACGCTCACGGCGGCAGCGTCCAGGTTCGCAGCACACCAGGCGCGACGACCTTGACGGTCATTCTTCCGCCAGAACCTGACCGCGACGGGAGCTCGAAAGCTCAATGA
- a CDS encoding IS1380 family transposase yields the protein MQLSHTRPVASARFDDPNLVSCAGLVPMAALAHQCGLSSLADEHITVPTDKGANAGAKVLSLVAGMVAGADSIDDMALLRHGAMGTVFDRPYAPSTLGSFLREFSFGHVRQLDAVAARLLAGLHERTPVLAGVDGPVCVDLDDTIIEVHGYTKQGSGYGYSGVRGLNALIATLTTEHGAPIICGQRLRKGACGSARGAARIVGDTLATVTRLRSSAAATRPLLRADSAFYGYPTVAAALRGGADVSITVRLDPKVKAAIAAIPEDAWISIQYTDAIYDENTQRWISRAEVAEIDFTAFSSRKTSEQIPGRLVVRRIPDLNPASGEGQTTLFDTWRFHAFFTTTDLDTVTADKTHRGHALIEQVHADLKDSALAHLPSGRFGANAAWLVCAAMAFNLTRAAATLTGPALAKARTGTIRRTLISVPARIASSARRLTLHLPRNWPWETAWNTLFHSLFGRNRPLLA from the coding sequence ATGCAACTATCTCACACTCGTCCTGTGGCGTCAGCCCGCTTTGATGACCCCAATCTGGTGTCGTGTGCCGGGCTGGTCCCGATGGCCGCTCTGGCTCATCAGTGCGGGTTGAGCAGCCTGGCTGATGAGCACATCACGGTGCCGACCGACAAGGGCGCCAACGCCGGGGCGAAAGTCTTGTCGCTGGTCGCGGGCATGGTAGCTGGTGCTGACAGCATCGATGACATGGCCTTGCTGCGCCACGGCGCGATGGGCACCGTGTTCGACCGCCCGTACGCCCCGTCGACGCTGGGATCGTTCCTGCGCGAATTCAGCTTCGGTCATGTCCGCCAACTCGACGCCGTGGCGGCGCGGTTGCTGGCCGGTCTGCACGAACGCACTCCGGTGCTGGCCGGTGTTGACGGTCCGGTGTGTGTTGATCTCGATGACACCATCATCGAAGTGCACGGCTACACCAAACAGGGATCTGGTTACGGATACTCCGGGGTCCGTGGGTTAAATGCGCTGATCGCCACGCTCACCACTGAGCATGGTGCACCGATCATCTGCGGCCAACGCCTACGCAAAGGCGCCTGCGGATCAGCACGTGGAGCTGCCCGCATCGTCGGCGACACGCTGGCCACCGTGACACGACTGCGCTCTTCGGCGGCAGCCACCCGGCCGCTGCTGCGAGCCGACTCGGCGTTCTACGGCTACCCAACCGTGGCGGCTGCTCTGCGCGGTGGTGCCGACGTGTCGATCACCGTGCGCCTGGACCCAAAAGTCAAAGCCGCCATCGCCGCCATACCCGAGGACGCCTGGATCTCGATCCAGTACACCGACGCGATCTACGACGAGAACACCCAGCGCTGGATCTCGCGCGCCGAGGTCGCCGAGATCGACTTCACCGCGTTCAGCTCCCGCAAAACCAGCGAGCAGATCCCCGGCAGGCTGGTGGTGCGGCGCATCCCCGACCTCAACCCCGCCAGCGGCGAGGGGCAGACCACCCTGTTCGACACCTGGCGCTTCCATGCCTTCTTCACCACCACCGACCTCGATACCGTCACCGCCGACAAGACCCACCGCGGCCACGCGCTCATCGAGCAGGTCCACGCCGACCTCAAAGACTCTGCTCTGGCCCATCTGCCCTCGGGGCGATTCGGCGCCAACGCCGCCTGGCTGGTGTGCGCAGCGATGGCGTTCAACCTCACCCGCGCCGCGGCCACCCTGACCGGACCAGCGCTGGCCAAAGCCCGCACCGGCACCATCCGCCGCACCCTGATCAGCGTGCCGGCACGCATCGCCTCCTCGGCCCGACGCCTGACCCTGCACCTGCCACGCAACTGGCCCTGGGAAACCGCGTGGAACACCCTGTTCCACAGTCTGTTTGGCCGAAACCGGCCACTGCTGGCCTAA
- a CDS encoding bifunctional glycosyltransferase family 2/GtrA family protein — MTNTLLAAPISLTSARPDAVRIARDRNVPVVDVVVPVYNEQVTLAASVRRLHRYLAESVPYRVQITIADNASIDETPRIAAQLAGELDGVRVVRLEQKGRGRALHTVWSSSDSPVLAYMDVDLSTDLAALQPLLAPLISGHSDLAIGTRLARSSRVVRGAKREVISRCYNLILRSTLAAKFSDAQCGFKAIRADVAASLLPHVIDTGWFFDTELLVLAERAGLRIHEVPVDWVDDPDSRVDIVATATADLKGIGRLLKGFASGSIPVRDIADQLGSARSAPPRSLLRQGVRFAAIGIVSTLAYLAIFASLHAGIGAQAANLVALLITAIANTAANRRFTFGVRGGGRALRHHAEGLVVFTLALGLTSGSLVLLHAVADPASRWLELLVLVAANLTATALRFILLRGWVFHPQRG, encoded by the coding sequence ATGACCAACACACTGCTTGCCGCGCCTATCTCCCTCACGTCGGCTCGCCCCGACGCCGTCCGCATCGCCCGCGACCGGAATGTGCCCGTTGTCGACGTGGTCGTCCCGGTGTACAACGAGCAGGTCACCTTGGCCGCTTCGGTGCGCCGCCTGCACCGGTATCTAGCCGAATCCGTGCCGTATCGGGTACAGATTACGATCGCCGATAACGCAAGCATCGATGAAACACCGCGCATCGCTGCGCAATTGGCCGGTGAGCTCGACGGGGTAAGGGTGGTCCGTCTGGAGCAGAAGGGCCGCGGCCGAGCCCTGCACACGGTTTGGTCATCCTCGGACTCCCCGGTGCTGGCGTATATGGATGTCGATTTGTCCACTGATCTGGCCGCGCTGCAACCCCTTCTGGCGCCGCTGATTTCGGGGCATTCCGACCTGGCGATCGGCACCCGGCTGGCTCGCAGTTCCCGTGTTGTGCGTGGGGCGAAGCGCGAGGTCATCTCGCGCTGCTACAACCTCATTCTCCGCTCTACGTTGGCCGCGAAGTTCTCTGATGCCCAGTGCGGATTCAAGGCGATCCGCGCTGACGTGGCCGCGAGCCTGCTCCCGCATGTGATTGACACCGGGTGGTTCTTCGATACCGAGTTGCTCGTGCTGGCGGAGCGCGCCGGACTGCGCATCCACGAGGTCCCCGTCGACTGGGTGGATGACCCGGACAGTCGGGTCGACATCGTGGCCACCGCCACCGCCGACCTTAAAGGTATTGGGCGTCTGCTGAAAGGCTTTGCAAGCGGCTCTATTCCGGTTCGCGATATCGCCGACCAGCTGGGTTCAGCGCGCAGCGCACCGCCTCGGAGCCTGCTGCGGCAAGGTGTGCGGTTCGCGGCGATCGGAATCGTCTCGACATTGGCGTATCTGGCCATCTTCGCGTCACTACACGCCGGCATCGGAGCCCAAGCCGCCAACCTCGTCGCCTTGTTGATCACCGCGATCGCCAATACTGCCGCGAACCGCCGATTCACCTTCGGTGTCCGCGGCGGCGGCCGGGCACTGCGCCATCATGCCGAGGGCTTGGTCGTGTTCACACTTGCGTTGGGGTTGACCAGCGGCTCCCTCGTGCTGCTGCATGCCGTAGCTGATCCGGCGTCCCGTTGGCTGGAGTTGCTGGTACTCGTTGCCGCCAATCTCACGGCTACGGCGCTGAGGTTCATCCTGTTGCGCGGCTGGGTGTTTCATCCCCAGCGCGGCTGA